A genomic window from Sorex araneus isolate mSorAra2 chromosome 2, mSorAra2.pri, whole genome shotgun sequence includes:
- the PSKH2 gene encoding serine/threonine-protein kinase H2, with amino-acid sequence MGCGASGKVVPALPQPAWAGGGDCPGPRSPGGPSSETAAEAAQRMQVARFRAKFDPRVLSRYDIKALIGTGSFSKVLRVEQKTTKKPFAIKVTETRAREGREACDAELAVLRRVSHRYVVQLTEIFEARDRVYLVMELATGGELFDRLLTQGSFTEQDAVRILQMVADGVRYLHALRITHRDLKPENLLYYHPGAESKILITDFGLAHSGNKSGDWTMRTLCGTPHYIAPEVLRRQPYTSAVDMWALGVITYVLLSGFLPFDDENHTRLYRKILKGKPNYTAEPWPNISHLAKDFINRLLILEAGHRMSAGQALDHPWVITSAAGCSMKNLQRVISRNLLRKESPHSQSPRSTQSSKSHTCHKSRHLWRKRNLRIEDSPLPAHL; translated from the exons ATGGGCTGCGGCGCCAGCGGGAAGGTGGTGCCCGCGCTGCCCCAGCCGGCCTGGGCCGGAGGAGGCGACTGTCCCGGGCCACGCAGCCCCGGGGGACCCAGCTCCGAGACGGCAGCGGAGGCGGCTCAGAGGATGCAAGTTGCCCGTTTCCGAGCCAAGTTCGACCCCCGGGTCCTGTCCAG gtACGACATTAAGGCTCTTATCGGGACAGGCAGTTTCAGCAAGGTGCTCAGGGTGGAACAGAAGACCACCAAGAAACCTTTTGCCATCAAGGTGACGGAGACGAGAGCGAGGGAAGGCAGAGAAGCCTGTGACGCGGAGCTCGCGGTCCTGAGACGCGTCAGCCACCGGTACGTCGTGCAGCTCACGGAGATCTTCGAGGCCCGGGACCGAGTTTACCTAGTGATGGAGCTGGCCACGGGAGGGGAGCTCTTCGATCGGCTCCTGACTCAGGGGTCCTTCACGGAGCAAGACGCCGTCAGGATCCTGCAGATGGTGGCCGACGGCGTCCGGTATCTGCATGCATTGCGCATCACCCACCGGGACCTAAAGCCCGAAAATCTCTTGTATTATCATCCCGGTGCTGAGTCCAAAATTCTGATCACGGACTTTGGACTGGCACACTCGGGGAACAAAAGTGGGGACTGGACCATGAGGACGCTCTGCGGAACCCCGCATTACATAGCTCCCGAGGTCTTGCGGCGGCAGCCTTACACCAGCGCTGTGGACATGTGGGCCTTGGGTGTGATCACGTATGTTCTGCTTAGCGGATTCCTGCCTTTTGACGATGAGAACCATACGAGGCTGTACAGGAAGATTCTGAAAGGCAAACCTAATTACACAGCAGAG cCTTGGCCAAATATTTCGCACTTGGCAAAGGACTTTATAAACAGATTGCTGATTTTGGAGGCCGGTCATCGCATGTCAGCTGGACAGGCTCTTGACCATCCCTGGGTGATCACCTCGGCTGCAGGTTGTTCCATGAAGAACCTTCAGAGGGTCATTTCTCGGAACCTCCTTCGGAAGGAGTCGCCCCATTCTCAGAGCCCCAGATCTACACAGTCTTCTAAGTCCCATACTTGTCACAAATCAAGGCATCTGTGGCGCAAACGAAACTTACGAATAGAAGACTCCCCACTGCCTGCTCATTTGTGA